The Rosa rugosa chromosome 3, drRosRugo1.1, whole genome shotgun sequence sequence GAGTTATGTTGATACGGTTGCTTAGACATATTCTAATATGTTGATATGGGCATCTGAAAAAGTAGCAAAAGATGAAGAGAAACataagaaggagaagaaaatagagAGAACAAAGGCggttttgttttaaataaaatattttgtaataataataaaaaataaatatattttgACCTATGGGTTAGAGTGCGAGTATAGCAAAAGACACATGTCATCTGTTAAATTCAAATTTACACCAAAAATTTTAACATCTatattggagatgctctaacaaGAATGGGCACCTAAGTTTGAGCTTCATAACAATTGGGCTTGGTTCCCAAGtcatttaacttttttttttcactcacTTAACCCAGAAGTTCAATATTCTATTAAGGAGGTGGCCCAATTGGCATAACGAAGAGTCGATAACATGCAGTTCCATTTTAATACGAGGATTTGATTCACTCTATTATTGCTTTATATTCCGTAAGTGTAAATATTATGTGCGGACCAATTCACTAATACTAATACTACCAGCTAATTTTTcaagaattaaaaataaaaatgcttATAAAAATGCCAACTGCCAAAAGAGTTGAGAAAATAGAAAGGCCCAAAGACTAATTTATATGTGAAGACTAGACCTGAAGGCCCAATATCTGCAGTGTTGGGCCATGTGAACTGTCACAGTTTGtgataaaattattattatccATTAGTAGAATACGTATCTCGTTCTGCACCACTACTTTCTAGTCCGCAGGTCTCTGCCTACTGTATAATccgattgaagaagaagaagaagatgggaagTAACGCGGCCAAAATAGTTCACAAAGACAAGCCCAGAACACTGTCAAAGACGAAGAGCAGAAGCAAATGAAGAAGCAGCTAGGATTACTGGTTTCGATGGCTGTGATGATGTACACGTGCCAAGCAGTTAGCAACCTCCACCCTGTGATCCTAATACCTGGAAATGGCGGGAATCAGTTGGAAGCGAGACTAACCCCCGATTACAAGCCCAGTAGTTTGGTATGCAACCGTTGGTACCCGATTGAGAGGGACAAGGAGGGTTGGTTCAGGCTGTGGTTCGACCCGACTGTTCTGTTAGCTCCGTTCACTACTTGCTTTGCTCAGAGGATGACGCTCTATTACGACCAGGATAAAGATGATTACCACAATGCCCCTGGGGTTGAAACCAGAGTCCCCCACTTCGGGTCCATTCAGTCCCTTCTGTTCCTTGACCCCAATCTCAGGTAAGTTTTCATACGTAATCGTGACTCGATTGATTTTGATAAGATAATTTATATGTTATGTTGTCGGATTGTAAATTGAGTTAGATTAATTGCTGGTTTAGAATTTTATTTGAAtgtatgattaaaattgagagtAATCTGATATTAGGCCTTACTATGCATGACTTCGTTCCTTACTAATGGTACCTACATATATAGGAAGATCACAACATACATGGCACCCCTAGTGGAATCATTGGAGAATATTGGCTATGTCGATGGCAAAACCATGTTCGGAGCTCCATACGATTTTCGATATGGTTTAGCACCTAAAGACCACCCATCCCATGTTGGTTCTAAGTTCCTGAAAGACCTAAAAGACTTGGTCGAAAAGGCCAGCAATTCTAATGGAGGAAAGCCGGTGATACTTGTCTCGCACAGCTTAGGAGGCCTCTTTGCTCTCCAACTTCTGAATCGAAACAAGCCCTCATGGCGCCAAAAGTTCATCAAACACTTTGTTGCACTCTCAGCACCGTGGGGTGGGACTGTGGACGAAATGCTCACCTTTGCTTCAGGGAACACACTAGGAGTGCCACTGGTGAATCCATTGCTCGTAAGAGAAGAGCAGAGGAGCTC is a genomic window containing:
- the LOC133738288 gene encoding lecithin-cholesterol acyltransferase-like 1; this encodes MKKQLGLLVSMAVMMYTCQAVSNLHPVILIPGNGGNQLEARLTPDYKPSSLVCNRWYPIERDKEGWFRLWFDPTVLLAPFTTCFAQRMTLYYDQDKDDYHNAPGVETRVPHFGSIQSLLFLDPNLRKITTYMAPLVESLENIGYVDGKTMFGAPYDFRYGLAPKDHPSHVGSKFLKDLKDLVEKASNSNGGKPVILVSHSLGGLFALQLLNRNKPSWRQKFIKHFVALSAPWGGTVDEMLTFASGNTLGVPLVNPLLVREEQRSSESNLWLMPNPRLFRSKKPIVITPDATYSAQNIPQFLNDIGFPEGIHPFKTRILVLMDQLEAPGVPLTCVIGTGVRTAETLFYDKRGFDEQPEIVYGDGDGTVNMLSLLGHESLWSNAENQTLKTIRVPGVTHTAILKDDGALGEVVREISGINSQFMFVEHVNVQ